Proteins encoded together in one Chryseobacterium taklimakanense window:
- a CDS encoding mechanosensitive ion channel family protein has translation METGKLIQSFQDSWNSFVEQIPSILAAILVIALGIFIANKLTDLSRKFIAGKSTDPLMSNFLIKAIKTVFVIIVIMFGLKVAGLDGIATGVLTAAGASAVILGFAFKDIGENFISGIILSFNRPFNINDTVSIGDIFGRVKSMEFRYTKLKTFDGKDVYIPNSDVIKKPVFNFTEDGYFRMDFMVGIAYENDIDQAKKIILNTMNSHPLSLKDEDREPFVMTDELSVNSVNIKVFFWVAAEDYRRDALMIRSEMIDQVKINLLANGISMPANIQELKWYKE, from the coding sequence ATGGAAACCGGAAAATTAATACAGTCATTTCAGGACAGTTGGAACAGTTTTGTAGAACAGATTCCCAGTATCCTTGCCGCTATTTTGGTAATTGCATTGGGCATTTTTATAGCCAATAAACTCACGGACCTTTCACGGAAGTTTATAGCAGGCAAATCGACAGACCCGTTGATGAGCAATTTTTTGATCAAAGCCATTAAAACGGTATTTGTCATTATCGTTATTATGTTCGGGCTGAAAGTTGCCGGTTTGGACGGAATTGCTACAGGAGTTTTAACAGCGGCAGGTGCTTCCGCAGTGATTTTGGGATTTGCCTTTAAAGATATTGGCGAAAATTTTATTTCGGGAATTATTCTGTCCTTCAACAGGCCTTTCAACATTAATGATACGGTGAGCATTGGCGATATATTCGGCAGGGTGAAATCCATGGAGTTCCGCTACACCAAACTGAAGACTTTTGACGGAAAAGATGTCTATATTCCGAACAGCGACGTGATAAAAAAACCGGTGTTCAACTTTACCGAAGACGGTTACTTTCGGATGGATTTTATGGTCGGAATTGCTTATGAAAACGATATCGACCAAGCCAAAAAAATCATTTTGAACACGATGAACAGTCATCCGCTTTCCTTAAAAGATGAAGACCGCGAACCTTTCGTAATGACGGACGAATTGAGTGTTAATTCCGTCAATATCAAGGTCTTTTTCTGGGTAGCAGCCGAAGATTACCGGCGCGATGCCCTGATGATTCGCAGCGAAATGATTGATCAGGTGAAAATCAATCTGCTTGCCAACGGAATTTCTATGCCGGCCAACATTCAGGAACTGAAATGGTATAAGGAATAA
- a CDS encoding mechanosensitive ion channel family protein, with protein MKDIEFTFRELLNFKLFTIGKADISVSSLIFLVIFMLALNFIVKLIRKLIYRSQKLDESKKFTVFSLIKYVLYVVGFILGMNMIGINVSVLMGASAALLVGIGLGLQNIFSDFVSGIVLLLDSSIKVGDIIEVDNLVCQVKEINLRTTTVLTRDDKYVILPNTFLTKNNLFNWTHSNLNSRFDIQVGVAYSSDVQTVMDLLKSLTATNPKVAKTPEPFVRFNDYADSALIFNVYFWSSDPFRVENLKSELRVKYFEAFREHDIEIPFPQRVVHQAK; from the coding sequence ATGAAAGATATAGAATTTACGTTCAGAGAACTCTTGAACTTCAAACTTTTTACCATTGGTAAAGCCGATATTTCGGTTTCTTCGCTGATATTTTTAGTCATTTTCATGTTGGCTTTGAATTTCATTGTGAAACTTATCCGAAAACTGATTTACCGTTCGCAGAAACTCGACGAATCCAAGAAATTTACCGTTTTCAGTTTGATAAAATATGTGCTGTATGTCGTTGGTTTCATTCTCGGGATGAATATGATCGGCATAAATGTTTCCGTTTTGATGGGCGCTTCCGCAGCTTTATTGGTGGGTATTGGTTTGGGTTTGCAGAATATTTTCAGCGACTTTGTTTCAGGAATTGTGTTGCTGTTGGATTCGAGCATTAAAGTGGGCGATATTATTGAAGTGGATAACCTGGTGTGTCAGGTGAAGGAAATTAATTTGAGAACCACCACCGTTTTAACGCGGGACGACAAATATGTGATTCTGCCGAACACTTTTCTCACCAAAAACAATCTGTTCAATTGGACGCACAGCAATCTCAATTCACGGTTTGATATTCAGGTGGGTGTTGCTTACAGTTCCGATGTTCAGACTGTTATGGATCTTTTAAAATCTTTAACTGCCACTAATCCGAAAGTGGCAAAAACACCGGAACCGTTCGTTAGATTTAATGATTATGCAGATTCTGCCCTTATTTTTAATGTCTATTTCTGGTCAAGTGATCCGTTCAGGGTAGAAAATCTCAAAAGTGAATTGAGAGTTAAATATTTTGAAGCGTTCAGAGAGCACGATATTGAAATTCCTTTTCCTCAGAGAGTTGTTCACCAGGCAAAATGA